The proteins below are encoded in one region of Acanthochromis polyacanthus isolate Apoly-LR-REF ecotype Palm Island chromosome 4, KAUST_Apoly_ChrSc, whole genome shotgun sequence:
- the LOC110968368 gene encoding complement factor H-like — protein sequence MHVITNTCVLFLWMHLVTFVQSQGCTLQEFIDGRHYDSNFDITGLEASYAGGRQVRVGCNIGYTGFFKLICVEGQWQTRGSKCQPKSCGHPGDAQFADFHLEEGDDFVFGSKVVYTCHKGYQMVSRTKFRRCMAEGWDGVVPVCEAQQCPVIHVGSNVQVIGDPEEANYGNVVRFRCKSSSEVLEGSAEMYCDENGQWSGTEPKCTEIKCTVPRIEHGVVLGGVQEYKENQVLNYRCDPQYKRAEERQSRCLKVGTKAEWSPTPACEKIKCEVRLPALEGTRFEPASRSVFFPDDTLRVFCGEKHWIVDYQTTSAQTTCQSDGTWSIRPLCKEVICDNPRDSRVYSWGVSWYEQKKLGDSVYYRCRYGYQSTSRTNQATCTRDGWTPKPLCKGTTQAVG from the exons ATGCATGTAATAACCAACACCTGTGTCCTTTTTTTGTGGATGCATCTAGTGACTTTTGTGCAAAGCCAAG GTTGTACACTTCAGGAGTTTATAGATGGCCGCCACTATGACTCAAATTTTGACATAACTGGTCTGGAAGCTAGCTACGCTGGTGGAAGGCAGGTGAGAGTGGGCTGCAATATTGGCTACACTGGCTTTTTCAAGCTGATCTGTGTGGAAGGACAATGGCAGACTAGAGGCAGCAAATGCCAAC cAAAGTCATGTGGTCATCCTGGCGATGCCCAGTTTGCGGATTTCCATCTTGAAGAGGGAGACGATTTTGTTTTTGGGTCAAAGGTTGTATACACTTGCCACAAAGG CTATCAGATGGTCAGTAGGACGAAATTCCGGCGCTGCATGGCAGAAGGCTGGGATGGTGTTGTTCCAGTCTGTGAAG CCCAGCAGTGTCCAGTGATTCATGTGGGCAGCAATGTCCAGGTGATTGGGGATCCAGAAGAAGCAAACTATGGCAATGTAGTTCGATTTAGATGCAAGTCAAGCTCTGAAGTTCTGGAAGGGTCAGCAGAGATGTATTGTGATGAAAACGGACAGTGGAGTGGGACAGAACCAAAATGCACAG aaataaaatgtacaGTCCCCCGGATTGAACATGGTGTGGTGCTTGGAGGTGTCCAAGAGTACAAAGAAAATCAAGTCCTGAATTATCGGTGTGATCCTCAATACAAGCGTGCTGAAGAAAGACAATCAAGATGCTTGAAAGTGGGAACAAAAGCAGAGTGGAGTCCTACACCTGCATGTGAAA aaataaaatgtgaagtGAGACTGCCAGCACTTGAAGGAACACGATTTGAACCTGCTTCCAGAAGTGTGTTTTTTCCTGATGACACACTCAGAGTTTTCTGTGGAGAGAAACATTGGATTGTGGACTATCAGACCACCTCAGCACAGACGACTTGCCAAAGTGATGGAACGTGGAGTATCAGGCCACTCTGCAAAG AGGTCATATGCGACAATCCACGAGACTCACGTGTGTACAGCTGGGGTGTCAGTTGGTACGAACAGAAAAAACTGGGTGACTCTGTGTATTACAGGTGTAGATATGGTTATCAGAGTACAAGTAGAACCAATCAGGCCACTTGCACCAGAGATGGATGGACACCAAAACCATTGTGTAAAGGTACT ACTCAGGCTGTAGGCTGA